In Musa acuminata AAA Group cultivar baxijiao chromosome BXJ2-3, Cavendish_Baxijiao_AAA, whole genome shotgun sequence, the following proteins share a genomic window:
- the LOC135608133 gene encoding zinc transporter 4-like yields MKPLLLLFSFLLLLPLPALGDCGCTRDAESHSTTKASHLKLVAIASILTAGAVGVLIPILGRAVSALRPENDMFFVIKAFAAGVILATGLIHILPAAFQSLTSPCLDEHPWQDFPVTGFVVMSSALGTMMIDSFATSYYKRSHFSKARPVEEDDEAGQGSSGDHAHVDTHRSHGHAHASAAAATEPPPERIRQQVISQVLELGILVHSVIIGISLGASQSPSTIRPLVGALSFHQFFEGIGLGGCIVQANFRAKSSMMMAVFFSLTAPIGIAVGTAISFVYDETSSTALIVEGVFNAASAGILVYMSLVDLLAADFTNPRMQSNGRLQLGAHLALLVGAGLMSLLAKWA; encoded by the exons ATGAAGCCTctgcttctcctcttctccttcctcctactCCTCCCCCTCCCAGCGCTCGGTGACTGCGGCTGCACTCGGGACGCCGAGAGCCACAGCACGACCAAGGCGTCTCATCTAAAGTTGGTAGCCATCGCTTCCATCTTAACTGCGGGCGCCGTCGGAGTTCTCATTCCCATCCTGGGGAGGGCGGTTTCCGCTCTGCGACCTGAGAACGACATGTTCTTTGTGATCAAGGCCTTTGCGGCCGGAGTCATACTTGCGACGGGGCTAATACACATCCTCCCCGCCGCATTCCAGAGCTTGACGTCGCCGTGCCTCGACGAGCACCCGTGGCAGGATTTCCCGGTCACGGGGTTCGTGGTCATGTCGTCGGCACTGGGGACGATGATGATCGACTCCTTCGCCACCAGCTACTATAAGAGGTCTCACTTCAGCAAGGCAAGACCGGTCGAGGAGGATGACGAGGCCGGGCAGGGGTCCTCGGGAGACCATGCTCACGTCGACACCCACCGTTCCCACGGACACGCGCATGCCTCCGCAGCAGCGGCGACGGAGCCGCCTCCTGAGAGGATTCGACAGCAAGTCATCTCCCAA GTTCTGGAGCTGGGAATTCTGGTCCATTCGGTGATCATTGGGATTTCCTTGGGTGCCTCTCAAAGTCCCTCCACCATAAGGCCATTGGTGGGAGCCTTGAGCTTCCATCAGTTCTTTGAAGGGATAGGGCTCGGTGGATGCATAGTTCAG GCAAACTTTAGAGCCAAGTCGAGCATGATGATGGCGGTCTTCTTCTCCCTCACGGCTCCCATCGGCATCGCGGTGGGCACCGCGATATCCTTCGTCTACGACGAGACGAGTTCCACGGCGCTCATCGTCGAGGGCGTCTTCAACGCTGCCTCTGCGGGTATCCTCGTTTACATGTCTCTTGTCGATCTGCTGGCGGCGGACTTCACGAACCCCCGGATGCAGAGCAATGGCAGGCTTCAGCTGGGAGCAC